One Nonomuraea angiospora DNA segment encodes these proteins:
- a CDS encoding cation:dicarboxylate symporter family transporter — translation MRDRTRYLYLAVIGAVLLGILVGFVWPDVGKELKPLGTGFVALIQMVIGPIIFCTIVLGIGSVRQAAKVGKVGGLALGYFIVMSTVALLIGLLVGNVIDPGSGLHLSDAAKQAAEAQAAKGGESSTVDFLLGIIPKTLVSSLTEGSVLQALLVALLAGFAIQAMGAKGEPILRTIEHFQRLTFRILAMIMWAAPVGAFGAIAAVVGETGLEALKSLAIIMIAFYITCLLFVGVVLGSILWLVARINLWSLLKYLGREFLLILSTSSSETALPRLIAKMEHLGVSKTVAGITVPTGYSFNLDGTAIYLTMATLFIAEATGAPLQFGEQIALLLFMMIASKGAAGVTGAGLATLAGGLQAHRPALVDGVGLIVGIDRFMSEARALTNFAGNSVATVLVAVWTGDFDRERANQVLAGNAPFDEATLLDEDDDNDGNGRPGPDESGDRELSKV, via the coding sequence ATGCGTGATCGCACTCGCTACCTCTATCTGGCCGTCATCGGGGCGGTCCTACTCGGCATCCTGGTCGGATTCGTCTGGCCGGACGTGGGCAAGGAGCTCAAACCGCTCGGCACCGGCTTCGTGGCGCTGATCCAGATGGTGATCGGGCCGATCATCTTCTGCACGATCGTGCTGGGCATCGGCTCGGTGCGCCAGGCGGCCAAGGTCGGCAAGGTCGGCGGCCTCGCGCTCGGCTACTTCATCGTCATGTCCACGGTAGCCCTGCTCATCGGCCTGCTGGTCGGCAACGTCATCGACCCGGGCTCGGGGCTGCACCTCAGCGACGCCGCCAAGCAGGCGGCCGAGGCGCAGGCGGCCAAGGGCGGCGAGTCCAGCACGGTCGACTTCCTGCTGGGCATCATCCCGAAGACGCTGGTGTCCTCGCTCACCGAAGGCTCGGTGCTGCAGGCGCTGCTCGTGGCGCTGCTGGCCGGGTTCGCGATCCAGGCCATGGGCGCCAAGGGCGAGCCGATCCTGCGCACCATCGAGCACTTCCAGCGGCTGACGTTCCGGATCCTCGCCATGATCATGTGGGCCGCGCCCGTCGGCGCGTTCGGCGCGATCGCGGCGGTCGTGGGGGAGACCGGGCTGGAGGCGCTCAAGAGCCTGGCGATCATCATGATCGCCTTCTACATCACCTGCCTGCTGTTCGTCGGCGTCGTGCTCGGCTCGATCCTGTGGCTGGTCGCCCGGATCAACCTGTGGTCGCTGCTGAAGTACCTGGGCCGCGAGTTCCTGCTCATCCTGTCCACCTCCTCCTCGGAGACGGCCCTGCCCAGGCTCATCGCGAAGATGGAGCACCTGGGCGTGAGCAAGACCGTGGCCGGCATCACCGTGCCGACCGGCTACTCCTTCAACCTCGACGGCACGGCGATCTACCTGACCATGGCCACGCTGTTCATCGCCGAGGCCACCGGGGCGCCGCTGCAGTTCGGCGAGCAGATCGCGCTGCTGCTGTTCATGATGATCGCCTCCAAGGGCGCCGCGGGCGTGACCGGGGCCGGGCTGGCCACGCTGGCCGGCGGGCTGCAGGCGCACCGTCCCGCGCTGGTCGACGGCGTCGGCCTCATCGTGGGCATCGACCGCTTCATGTCCGAGGCCAGGGCGCTGACGAACTTCGCCGGCAACTCCGTCGCCACCGTGCTGGTCGCCGTCTGGACCGGTGACTTCGACCGGGAGCGCGCGAACCAGGTGCTCGCCGGGAACGCGCCCTTCGACGAGGCCACGCTGCTGGACGAGGACGACGACAACGACGGCAACGGCCGTCCCGGGCCCGACGAGTCGGGCGACCGGGAACTGTCGAAGGTCTAG
- a CDS encoding SAM-dependent methyltransferase, whose amino-acid sequence MTEQAPQGVDPHIPNAARMYDYFLGGKDNFQADRDLAELVLSAVPETRDGTRENRALVGRFVRYLCEQGITQFLDLGSGLPGQENVHEVALRHTPDARVVYVDNDPVVATHGRALLADPDRVAMVLGDVRRPKEILANPEVRALLDFERPVAVLMMFILHLIPDEDDPNAFVAAYREAMAPGSYLAISHVGSDSHSELTDRVVEFYQRANMPFRPRPGKEIAAFFGDFEFIPPGYLANGIGPELGWPYLDRDVPIFLDADMSRMGYAGIARKP is encoded by the coding sequence ATGACGGAACAAGCGCCGCAGGGCGTCGACCCGCACATCCCTAACGCGGCGCGCATGTACGACTACTTCCTGGGTGGCAAGGACAATTTCCAAGCCGACAGGGATCTGGCCGAACTGGTCCTGAGCGCGGTTCCGGAGACCCGCGACGGCACCAGGGAGAACCGGGCACTCGTGGGCCGGTTCGTGCGTTACCTGTGCGAGCAGGGCATCACGCAGTTCCTCGACCTCGGCTCCGGCCTGCCGGGGCAGGAGAACGTGCACGAGGTCGCGCTCCGCCACACCCCCGACGCCCGCGTGGTCTACGTGGACAACGACCCGGTGGTGGCCACGCACGGCAGGGCCCTGCTGGCCGACCCGGACCGGGTGGCCATGGTGCTGGGCGACGTGCGGCGGCCGAAGGAGATCCTGGCCAACCCCGAAGTGCGCGCGCTCCTGGACTTCGAGCGGCCGGTGGCCGTGCTGATGATGTTCATCCTGCACCTGATCCCCGACGAGGACGACCCGAACGCGTTCGTGGCCGCCTACCGCGAGGCGATGGCGCCGGGCAGCTATCTGGCCATCTCGCACGTGGGCAGCGACTCCCACTCGGAGCTGACGGACCGGGTGGTCGAGTTCTACCAGCGGGCCAACATGCCGTTCAGGCCGCGACCCGGCAAGGAGATCGCGGCCTTCTTCGGTGACTTCGAGTTCATCCCGCCCGGCTACCTCGCCAACGGCATCGGGCCGGAGCTGGGATGGCCGTACCTCGACCGCGACGTCCCGATCTTCCTCGACGCGGACATGTCGCGGATGGGCTACGCGGGCATCGCCCGCAAGCCCTAG
- a CDS encoding sensor histidine kinase, whose product MPPWWARSLRGRVTLIATAVAALVLIPVAVAGVITARSLMTASVFRDTRDTAERIAYEMRGGALPMGAAIPVPNPSVDLIQVVGPNGQILASSDAARNLPPLSDIRPTPENRVISVMNCLPTECVHVTAVRVSMFADSPVVYAGRSTPDLLANRGLEVVVFIEVGVLIGLASWATWLVTGRALRPVATMRAELDAVHAGDLSRRVTQPPGGDEVAQLARSVNGTLARLERSAQQQRQFASDASHELRTPIAGLRAQLESAQLYPDDTDVEALVDSALRDTDRLEAIITDLLLLARIGSRVDVVKERVDLAELVRQELSVRCDKVPVHVDLAEGVVVEGVRLQLARVLTNLLDNAQRHAEHTVQVEVRREGGHTALLAVENDGVEIAEEDRERIFQRFTRLDAARSRDAGGTGLGLAIARDVAVAHGGQITVEDRVGGARFVLRLPAV is encoded by the coding sequence GTGCCACCCTGGTGGGCCAGATCCCTGCGCGGACGCGTCACCCTCATCGCGACGGCGGTAGCCGCCCTCGTGCTCATCCCCGTGGCCGTCGCCGGGGTGATCACCGCCAGGTCGCTGATGACGGCCAGCGTGTTCCGCGACACCAGGGACACCGCCGAGCGGATCGCATACGAGATGCGCGGCGGCGCGCTGCCCATGGGCGCCGCCATCCCGGTCCCCAACCCGTCGGTGGACCTGATCCAGGTCGTCGGCCCCAACGGGCAGATCCTGGCCAGCAGCGACGCGGCCAGGAACCTGCCGCCGCTCAGCGACATCCGCCCCACGCCCGAGAACCGGGTCATCAGCGTGATGAACTGCCTGCCGACCGAGTGCGTCCACGTCACGGCCGTCCGGGTGAGCATGTTCGCCGACTCCCCCGTGGTCTACGCGGGCCGCAGCACGCCCGACCTGCTGGCCAACCGCGGCCTGGAAGTGGTGGTGTTCATCGAGGTCGGGGTGCTGATCGGGCTGGCGTCGTGGGCCACGTGGCTGGTCACGGGGCGCGCGCTGCGGCCGGTGGCGACCATGCGGGCCGAGCTGGACGCCGTCCACGCGGGCGACCTGAGCCGGCGCGTCACGCAGCCGCCGGGCGGGGACGAGGTGGCCCAGCTCGCCAGGTCCGTCAATGGCACGCTGGCCCGGCTGGAGCGCTCGGCCCAGCAGCAGCGCCAGTTCGCCTCCGACGCCTCCCATGAGCTGCGCACCCCCATCGCGGGACTGCGCGCCCAGCTGGAGAGCGCCCAGCTCTATCCCGACGACACCGACGTCGAGGCGCTGGTGGACAGCGCGCTGCGCGACACCGACCGCCTGGAGGCCATCATCACCGACCTGCTGCTGCTGGCCAGGATCGGCTCCCGGGTGGACGTGGTCAAGGAGCGGGTGGACCTCGCCGAGCTGGTGCGCCAGGAGCTGTCCGTGCGCTGCGACAAGGTGCCCGTGCACGTGGATCTGGCCGAGGGGGTGGTGGTCGAGGGCGTACGGCTCCAGCTCGCCAGGGTGCTGACGAACCTGCTGGACAACGCCCAGCGCCACGCCGAGCACACCGTCCAGGTCGAGGTCCGCAGGGAGGGCGGGCACACGGCGCTGCTGGCGGTCGAGAACGACGGCGTGGAGATCGCCGAGGAGGATCGCGAGCGCATCTTCCAGCGCTTCACCCGCCTGGACGCCGCCCGCAGCCGCGACGCCGGCGGAACGGGGCTGGGCCTGGCCATCGCGCGCGACGTCGCGGTGGCCCATGGGGGACAGATCACCGTTGAGGACCGTGTGGGCGGGGCGCGGTTTGTGTTGAGACTTCCCGCCGTTTGA
- a CDS encoding glycoside hydrolase family 13 protein gives MLGNDDWWRDAVVYQVYPRSFADANGDGMGDLAGVRDRLGYLAELGVDAIWLSPFYTSPMADGGYDVADYRDVDPMFGTLADFDALVADAHDKGIRVIVDLVPNHSSDRHPWFQAGLRDRYIFRDEPNDWESIFGGPAWTQVADGQWYLHLFAPEQPDLNWENPDVRAEFRDILRFWLDRGVDGFRVDVAHGMIKAAGLPDVGPKEGRQAEMLGDEQLPYFDQDGVHEIYREWRPILDSYPGGRMAVAEAWVSSPERLARYVGPDELHQAFSFEFMMADFHAKSFRTVIEKALKESELVGAPTTWVLSNHDKPRHVTRHGGLARARAATLLMLALPGSAYLYNGEELGLPEVLDLPDELRQDPAFRRTGESRDGCRVPIPWTASGDFGWRDPWLPIPASWGPLSAEAQEHDPASTLNLYRAALRLRKQHPALGGGTVTWLDSPKDVLAIERDPGLVVVLNTGEEPVRLDLGGEVLLSSGPLAEDGALPPDTAVWIQR, from the coding sequence ATGCTCGGCAACGACGACTGGTGGCGTGACGCCGTCGTGTACCAGGTCTACCCGCGCAGCTTCGCCGACGCGAACGGCGATGGCATGGGCGACCTCGCCGGCGTGCGCGACCGCCTCGGCTACCTCGCCGAACTGGGCGTGGACGCCATCTGGCTGAGCCCCTTCTACACCTCCCCCATGGCCGACGGCGGCTACGACGTGGCCGACTACCGGGACGTGGACCCCATGTTCGGCACGCTCGCCGACTTCGACGCCCTCGTCGCCGACGCCCACGACAAGGGCATCAGGGTCATCGTGGACCTGGTCCCGAACCACTCCTCCGACCGGCACCCGTGGTTCCAGGCCGGGCTGCGCGATCGCTACATCTTCCGCGACGAGCCCAACGACTGGGAGTCGATCTTCGGCGGCCCCGCCTGGACGCAGGTGGCGGACGGGCAGTGGTACCTGCACCTGTTCGCCCCCGAGCAGCCGGACCTCAACTGGGAGAACCCGGACGTGCGCGCCGAGTTCCGCGACATCCTGCGCTTCTGGCTCGACCGGGGCGTGGACGGCTTCAGGGTCGACGTGGCGCACGGCATGATCAAGGCCGCCGGGCTGCCCGACGTGGGGCCGAAGGAGGGTCGCCAGGCCGAGATGCTGGGTGACGAGCAGCTCCCGTACTTCGACCAGGACGGCGTGCACGAGATCTACCGGGAGTGGCGGCCGATCCTCGACTCCTACCCCGGCGGCCGGATGGCGGTGGCCGAGGCGTGGGTGTCCTCCCCCGAGCGGCTGGCCCGCTACGTCGGGCCCGACGAGCTGCACCAGGCGTTCTCGTTCGAGTTCATGATGGCCGACTTCCACGCCAAGTCGTTCCGTACCGTCATCGAGAAGGCGCTGAAGGAGTCGGAGCTGGTCGGCGCGCCCACCACATGGGTGCTGTCCAACCACGACAAGCCCCGCCACGTCACCCGCCACGGCGGCCTGGCCCGCGCCCGGGCGGCCACGCTGCTCATGCTGGCCCTGCCCGGCTCTGCCTACCTCTACAACGGCGAGGAGCTGGGCCTGCCCGAGGTGCTCGACCTGCCGGACGAGCTGCGCCAGGACCCCGCCTTCCGGCGCACCGGCGAGAGCCGCGACGGCTGCCGGGTGCCGATCCCGTGGACCGCCTCCGGCGACTTCGGCTGGCGTGACCCGTGGCTGCCGATCCCCGCCTCGTGGGGGCCGCTGTCGGCCGAGGCCCAGGAGCACGACCCCGCCTCCACCCTGAACCTCTACCGCGCCGCGCTGAGGCTGCGCAAGCAGCACCCGGCGCTCGGCGGCGGCACCGTGACGTGGCTCGACTCCCCCAAGGACGTGCTGGCCATCGAGCGTGACCCGGGGCTGGTCGTGGTGCTCAACACGGGCGAGGAGCCGGTCCGGCTCGACCTGGGCGGCGAGGTGCTGCTGTCCAGCGGCCCGCTGGCCGAGGACGGGGCCCTCCCGCCGGACACCGCGGTGTGGATCCAGCGCTGA
- a CDS encoding sugar ABC transporter substrate-binding protein — translation MRMRALGVAALATLAFAATACGESQPASQSASPAAPGASASAPAAKSGGTLVIWADPSRVKPLKPFADQFGTENGVTVEVKEISKDNQTTFLTASQQGSGPDIMIGAHDWIGNLVQNGAIDPVTLTDEQKAAFSAKAMQAVTFNGQVYGAPYAVENIALIRNTKLAPDAPASIEDMVAKGKELKAAGKVKEVLCIPVGQKGDAFHVYPIFASAGGALFGATSTGDPDPKQVLVGSPDSVKAFGKLKDLGEKGDGALRTSITNENYIVNFAGGKCAYLISGPWAMSEVKKGGITYDITAVPSFKGGKPATPFVGVQTFFVASKGKNKALAQEFVANYVTNKDVAKALYEADPRPPALTAALQEVQASDPDAVKFMEAGKDGLPMPAIPEMAAIWEPFGIAENAVVKGGDAAKAAAAAQKAIDGSLKH, via the coding sequence ATGCGCATGCGGGCTCTGGGTGTGGCCGCTCTCGCGACCCTCGCGTTCGCCGCCACGGCGTGCGGCGAATCCCAGCCGGCTTCCCAGTCGGCGTCCCCGGCGGCACCCGGTGCGTCCGCCTCCGCCCCGGCGGCCAAGAGCGGCGGCACGCTCGTGATCTGGGCCGACCCCAGCCGCGTCAAGCCGCTCAAGCCGTTCGCCGACCAGTTCGGCACCGAGAACGGCGTGACCGTCGAGGTGAAGGAGATCAGCAAGGACAACCAGACGACCTTCCTCACCGCCTCCCAGCAGGGCAGCGGCCCGGACATCATGATCGGCGCGCACGACTGGATCGGCAACCTCGTGCAGAACGGCGCCATCGACCCCGTCACCCTGACCGACGAGCAGAAGGCCGCCTTCTCGGCCAAGGCGATGCAGGCCGTGACGTTCAACGGCCAGGTCTACGGCGCCCCCTACGCGGTGGAGAACATCGCCCTGATCCGCAACACCAAGCTCGCCCCCGACGCGCCCGCCTCGATCGAGGACATGGTCGCCAAGGGCAAGGAGCTCAAGGCGGCCGGCAAGGTCAAGGAGGTGCTCTGCATCCCCGTCGGCCAGAAGGGCGACGCCTTCCACGTCTACCCGATCTTCGCCTCGGCGGGCGGCGCGCTGTTCGGCGCCACCTCCACCGGCGACCCCGACCCCAAGCAGGTGCTGGTCGGCTCGCCCGACTCGGTCAAGGCGTTCGGCAAGCTCAAGGACCTGGGCGAGAAGGGCGACGGCGCGCTGCGCACGTCGATCACGAACGAGAACTACATCGTGAACTTCGCCGGCGGCAAGTGCGCCTACCTGATCTCCGGCCCGTGGGCGATGAGCGAGGTCAAGAAGGGCGGCATCACGTACGACATCACGGCCGTCCCGTCGTTCAAGGGCGGCAAGCCCGCCACCCCGTTCGTCGGCGTGCAGACGTTCTTCGTGGCCTCCAAGGGCAAGAACAAGGCCCTGGCCCAGGAGTTCGTCGCCAACTACGTGACCAACAAGGACGTCGCGAAGGCGCTGTACGAGGCCGACCCGCGGCCCCCGGCGCTGACCGCCGCCCTCCAGGAGGTCCAGGCGAGCGACCCGGACGCGGTCAAGTTCATGGAGGCGGGCAAGGACGGCCTGCCGATGCCGGCCATTCCTGAAATGGCGGCCATCTGGGAGCCGTTCGGCATCGCCGAGAACGCCGTCGTCAAGGGCGGCGACGCGGCCAAGGCCGCCGCGGCCGCGCAGAAGGCCATCGACGGCTCGCTCAAGCACTGA
- a CDS encoding ABC transporter permease subunit, translated as MALDVREVPRKGGGPKAAPRPRREITTAFVVSRIAVLAVAAAILLYAVPPLVAAESWVSLALLGAVSAAIAYLYLTRRFIPAKYLVPGTVFLIAFQVFPVVYTVTTAFTNFGDGHRGDKAAAVTAIETGSVRQTPGSPEYAMTAALRGDELVFLLVDPKTKQVRLGDAKGLSPLAGAQVGTTGKVLAAPGLTVLKAPEAAARGQEISALAVPAGDGVIKANGLSRAVEGKAALVYDAGCDCVRGNGDTWMADESQGFFVNAKGEHLAQGWQVGVGLDNFARVLTNPTISGYFAGVFGWNLVFALASVLGTFALGMSVALALHHPRMRGTRFYRIALILPYAMPAFAMLLVWRDMFNRDFGLINQLLGANVDWLGETATARFGVILVNLWLGFPYMFLVTTGALQAIPRELTEAAAIDGATPWKAFRRVTLPLLLVALTPLLISSFAYNFNNFNAIALTTEGGPFPADNPQVGGTDLLITYTFRLAFGAGGAQFGFAAAVSVFIFTIVAVISAVAFRRTRKQEEVYA; from the coding sequence ATGGCGCTCGACGTGCGCGAGGTCCCGAGAAAAGGCGGGGGGCCCAAGGCGGCTCCGCGGCCCCGCCGGGAGATCACCACGGCGTTCGTGGTGAGCAGGATCGCGGTGCTGGCCGTGGCCGCCGCGATCCTGCTCTACGCCGTGCCGCCGCTGGTCGCCGCCGAATCGTGGGTCTCGCTCGCGCTGCTGGGCGCCGTCAGCGCGGCCATCGCCTACCTCTACCTGACCCGGCGCTTCATTCCGGCCAAGTATCTGGTCCCCGGCACCGTCTTCCTGATCGCGTTCCAGGTGTTCCCGGTCGTCTACACGGTCACCACCGCGTTCACGAACTTCGGCGACGGGCACCGCGGCGACAAGGCCGCCGCGGTCACCGCCATCGAGACCGGCTCGGTGCGTCAGACCCCCGGCTCGCCCGAGTACGCCATGACGGCCGCGCTGCGCGGCGACGAATTGGTGTTCCTGCTGGTCGACCCCAAGACCAAGCAGGTGCGGCTGGGCGACGCCAAGGGGCTGTCGCCGCTGGCGGGCGCCCAGGTCGGGACCACCGGCAAGGTGCTGGCGGCCCCCGGGCTGACCGTGCTCAAGGCGCCCGAGGCCGCCGCCCGCGGGCAGGAGATCTCCGCGCTGGCCGTGCCGGCCGGCGACGGCGTGATCAAGGCGAACGGGCTCAGCCGGGCCGTCGAGGGCAAGGCGGCTCTGGTGTACGACGCCGGGTGCGACTGCGTGCGCGGCAACGGCGACACCTGGATGGCCGACGAGAGCCAGGGCTTCTTCGTCAACGCCAAGGGCGAGCACCTGGCGCAGGGCTGGCAGGTCGGCGTCGGGCTGGACAACTTCGCTCGGGTGCTGACAAATCCGACTATTTCGGGATATTTCGCGGGGGTGTTCGGCTGGAACCTGGTCTTCGCCCTGGCCTCCGTGCTCGGCACGTTCGCGCTCGGCATGTCGGTCGCGCTGGCGCTGCACCACCCGAGGATGCGCGGCACCCGGTTCTACCGGATCGCGCTGATCCTGCCGTACGCGATGCCCGCCTTCGCCATGCTGCTGGTCTGGCGTGACATGTTCAACCGCGACTTCGGCCTGATCAACCAGCTCCTCGGCGCCAACGTCGACTGGCTGGGCGAGACGGCGACCGCCCGGTTCGGGGTGATCCTGGTCAACCTCTGGCTCGGCTTCCCGTACATGTTCCTCGTCACCACCGGCGCGCTGCAGGCCATCCCGCGCGAGCTGACCGAGGCGGCGGCCATCGACGGGGCCACGCCGTGGAAGGCGTTCCGGCGGGTGACGCTGCCGCTGCTGCTGGTGGCGCTCACGCCGCTGCTGATCTCGTCGTTCGCCTACAACTTCAACAACTTCAACGCGATCGCGCTCACCACCGAGGGCGGGCCGTTCCCGGCCGACAACCCGCAGGTGGGCGGCACCGACCTGCTGATCACCTACACCTTCAGGCTGGCGTTCGGCGCGGGCGGCGCGCAGTTCGGCTTCGCGGCGGCCGTCTCGGTGTTCATCTTCACGATCGTGGCCGTCATCTCGGCCGTGGCGTTCCGCCGTACCCGCAAGCAGGAGGAGGTCTACGCGTGA
- a CDS encoding sugar ABC transporter permease: protein MKLALRHVFVLIVCAFALFPILFVVSAAINPMGTLASTDLLPTGASLVNFAHLLTSDSYPFGRWFFNSVFIALVASFASLLLSMLAAYAFSRMRFAGRRVGLLALLLIQMFPQFLAIVTIFMIFTRVTELYPAFGFNTVWGLMLLYLGGALGVNTWLMKGFLDTVPKELDEAATVDGATHAQIFWRVIMPLVTPILAVTALLAFIGTMSEFLMANVFLRDPESKTLAVGMYGMIAGDHRNANFGMFAAATLLTAIPTVSVFLWLQKYIVSGLTAGAVKG, encoded by the coding sequence GTGAAGCTCGCCCTCAGGCACGTCTTCGTGCTGATCGTGTGCGCGTTCGCGCTCTTCCCGATCCTGTTCGTGGTCTCGGCCGCGATCAACCCCATGGGCACGCTGGCCTCCACCGACCTGCTGCCGACCGGGGCCAGCCTGGTCAACTTCGCCCACCTGCTGACCTCCGACAGCTACCCGTTCGGCCGATGGTTCTTCAACTCGGTGTTCATCGCGCTGGTGGCCTCGTTCGCGAGCCTGCTGCTGTCGATGCTCGCCGCGTACGCCTTCAGCCGCATGCGCTTCGCGGGCCGCCGGGTCGGGCTGCTGGCGCTGCTGCTCATCCAGATGTTCCCGCAGTTCCTGGCCATCGTGACGATCTTCATGATCTTCACCAGGGTGACCGAGCTGTACCCGGCCTTCGGGTTCAACACGGTGTGGGGGCTGATGCTGCTCTACCTCGGCGGCGCGCTCGGCGTGAACACCTGGCTGATGAAGGGCTTCCTCGACACCGTGCCGAAGGAGCTGGACGAGGCCGCCACCGTGGACGGGGCCACGCACGCGCAGATCTTCTGGCGGGTCATCATGCCGCTGGTCACGCCGATCCTCGCGGTCACGGCGCTGCTGGCGTTCATCGGCACGATGAGCGAGTTCCTCATGGCGAACGTGTTCCTGCGCGACCCCGAGAGCAAGACCCTCGCCGTCGGCATGTACGGGATGATCGCCGGCGACCACCGCAACGCGAACTTCGGCATGTTCGCCGCGGCGACGCTGCTTACCGCGATTCCGACGGTCAGTGTGTTCCTCTGGTTGCAGAAGTACATCGTCTCCGGGCTCACCGCCGGGGCTGTCAAGGGATAG
- a CDS encoding glycoside hydrolase family 13 protein, which produces MDLRFIGEPHHDGSALYVSEQEPALGSRVTLWLRAPLAAGITGVHVRTVHDGEPRYAEAAPDPSRREAGRYGGTDVWWRAEITAVNPVTPYRFLLATRGGQAWLTAAGLVAHDVTDAGDFRLVCHQPPPSWMSDAIVYQIFPDRFDRSRPMRDLPDWALPRDWDRDPVIPAGPGTSDQFYGGDLDGVAQRLDHVQSLGVNTVYLTPIFPARSNHRYNASTFEHVDPLLGGDEALHRLSGALHARGMRLLGDITTNHCGDTHEWFTAAVSDVNAVEREMFYFDPDSGDYESWWGVKTLPKLNWGSELVRARMRAVLKKWLGPLDGWRVDVANMTGRRAADDHNHEVAAMLRAELGPEAAFIAEHNHDASSDLDRDGWHGTMNYGGFTRPVWTWLRGPELDLDHFLGVPGGVPSRDGTATLATFRSFASHMSWRSLVHSWQLLDSHDSPRIRTVTGSRERHLLALALQATLPGTPMVFAGSEFGLTGVNGEHSRTPMPWNRPADQDLATLAAYRELFGLRRAEPALRHGGLRWLHADADCLVFARETYEESILVCVRRAPGTPLRLGVHARGLYNAEDGDLLPGDGPSVRLWRLAR; this is translated from the coding sequence GTGGATTTGCGCTTCATCGGGGAGCCGCATCACGACGGCTCAGCTCTGTACGTCTCCGAGCAGGAGCCCGCCCTCGGCTCGCGGGTGACGCTGTGGCTGCGGGCGCCGCTGGCCGCCGGGATCACGGGCGTGCACGTGCGTACCGTGCACGACGGCGAGCCGCGCTACGCCGAGGCGGCGCCGGACCCGTCGCGGCGGGAGGCCGGCAGGTACGGCGGCACGGACGTCTGGTGGCGGGCCGAGATCACCGCGGTCAACCCGGTGACCCCGTACCGGTTCCTGCTCGCCACGCGGGGCGGCCAGGCGTGGCTGACCGCGGCCGGGCTCGTCGCCCACGACGTGACCGACGCGGGCGACTTCCGCCTCGTGTGCCACCAGCCGCCGCCCTCCTGGATGTCGGACGCGATCGTCTACCAGATCTTCCCCGACCGCTTCGACCGCTCCCGGCCCATGCGCGACCTGCCCGACTGGGCGCTGCCGCGCGACTGGGACCGCGACCCGGTCATCCCCGCCGGCCCCGGCACCTCGGACCAGTTCTACGGCGGCGACCTCGACGGCGTCGCCCAGCGGCTCGACCACGTCCAGAGCCTCGGCGTGAACACCGTCTACCTGACGCCGATCTTCCCCGCCCGCTCCAACCACCGCTACAACGCCTCCACGTTCGAGCACGTCGATCCGCTGCTCGGCGGCGACGAGGCGCTGCACCGCCTGTCCGGCGCGCTGCACGCCCGCGGCATGCGCCTGCTCGGCGACATCACCACCAACCACTGCGGCGACACGCACGAATGGTTTACCGCGGCCGTCTCCGACGTGAACGCGGTCGAGCGCGAGATGTTCTACTTCGACCCCGACTCCGGCGACTACGAGTCCTGGTGGGGCGTCAAGACGCTGCCCAAGCTCAACTGGGGCAGCGAGCTCGTCCGCGCCCGCATGCGGGCCGTGCTGAAGAAGTGGCTGGGGCCGCTGGACGGCTGGCGCGTGGACGTGGCCAACATGACCGGCAGGCGCGCCGCCGACGACCACAACCACGAGGTCGCCGCCATGCTGCGGGCCGAGCTGGGCCCAGAGGCCGCGTTCATCGCCGAGCACAACCACGACGCCTCCTCCGACCTCGACCGCGACGGCTGGCACGGCACCATGAACTACGGCGGCTTCACCCGCCCCGTCTGGACCTGGCTGCGCGGGCCCGAGCTGGACCTCGACCACTTCCTCGGCGTGCCGGGCGGCGTGCCGTCGCGCGACGGGACGGCCACGCTGGCCACGTTCCGGTCGTTCGCGTCCCACATGTCGTGGCGCTCGCTCGTCCACTCCTGGCAGCTGCTCGACTCGCACGACTCGCCCCGCATCCGCACCGTCACCGGCTCGCGCGAGCGCCACCTGCTCGCCCTCGCCCTGCAGGCCACGCTGCCGGGCACGCCGATGGTGTTCGCGGGTAGCGAGTTCGGCCTGACCGGGGTGAACGGCGAGCACTCCCGCACGCCGATGCCCTGGAACCGGCCCGCCGACCAGGACCTGGCGACGCTGGCGGCCTACCGGGAGCTGTTCGGGCTGCGCCGCGCCGAGCCCGCGCTGCGCCACGGCGGCCTGCGCTGGCTGCACGCCGACGCCGACTGCCTGGTCTTCGCGCGGGAGACCTACGAGGAGTCGATCCTGGTGTGCGTGCGGCGGGCGCCCGGCACGCCGCTGCGCCTCGGCGTCCACGCCCGCGGCCTCTACAACGCCGAGGACGGGGATCTGCTGCCCGGCGACGGACCTTCGGTGCGTCTCTGGCGTCTCGCGCGCTGA